One genomic region from Streptomyces sp. NBC_00457 encodes:
- a CDS encoding GNAT family N-acetyltransferase, giving the protein MGGLRLERRDAAGLDDIRQQLLDVYAEIYADRLSEDFHSIERFNERLGWNTEVPGFAAVVGYLGDTPIGYAYGCTLQETTRWWNGLQTPVPAEATRETGSRTFALSELMVVEKVRGTGVARHMHDELLRDRPEERVTLLVERDHPKVRALYESWGYEWFGEALPFPDAPMYDALILRRGPGRASQPVPSP; this is encoded by the coding sequence ATGGGCGGGCTTCGACTGGAACGCAGGGACGCGGCCGGTCTGGACGACATCCGACAGCAACTCCTGGACGTGTACGCGGAGATCTACGCGGACCGGTTGAGCGAGGACTTCCACAGCATCGAGAGGTTCAACGAACGGCTCGGCTGGAACACCGAGGTCCCCGGGTTCGCCGCGGTCGTCGGCTACCTAGGCGACACCCCGATCGGTTATGCGTATGGCTGCACGCTCCAGGAGACGACGCGTTGGTGGAACGGCCTCCAAACACCGGTCCCAGCTGAAGCCACCAGGGAGACCGGCTCCCGCACCTTCGCTCTCTCGGAACTCATGGTTGTCGAGAAGGTCCGTGGAACGGGCGTCGCCCGACACATGCACGATGAGTTGCTACGTGACCGGCCGGAGGAACGCGTGACGCTTCTGGTCGAGCGGGATCATCCCAAGGTCCGGGCGCTGTACGAGTCATGGGGATACGAGTGGTTCGGAGAAGCGCTGCCCTTTCCCGATGCTCCGATGTACGACGCCTTGATTCTTCGACGTGGACCTGGACGAGCAAGCCAGCCCGTGCCGAGTCCGTGA
- a CDS encoding NIPSNAP family protein, whose amino-acid sequence MPRTTQLRTYTVREGMLDEWVERWRAEIVPLRLQLGFAIDGAWVDRERNQFVWLISYDGPETFAERNAVYWASPERKAMNLDPDEYLAHTDDRTVEPQL is encoded by the coding sequence ATGCCCAGGACTACTCAACTGCGCACCTACACCGTCCGGGAGGGAATGCTCGACGAGTGGGTGGAGCGGTGGCGTGCGGAAATCGTGCCGCTGCGCCTGCAGTTGGGGTTCGCCATCGATGGTGCCTGGGTGGACCGCGAGCGCAATCAGTTCGTGTGGCTCATCTCGTACGACGGCCCGGAGACGTTCGCCGAACGCAACGCGGTCTACTGGGCTTCGCCGGAGCGGAAGGCGATGAACCTGGACCCGGACGAGTACTTGGCGCACACCGATGACCGGACGGTCGAGCCGCAGTTGTGA
- a CDS encoding nSTAND1 domain-containing NTPase — protein MRNRLQLLLQAMLVLVASLLGIVTNYATSENEAPWLLNLLQQVAIPAIGLLIVTMVVMQIVVLRLENPAPPPTDWPHDRVPYPGLDAFVEDEAAVFFGRENQSEDLTRRLHAPQSRPADKFLVLVGASGSGKSSLVRAGVLPRLRVRRWSILPAFPPGPNPLAALASAISTAGGEHESAGAVLRRLRQDPASLPAELSRLRGSRFRHMLVVVDQFEEIITLAGERERAQFLDALHACVTQDARIRVLATLRVEFLGQLLGTRHAELFQHPVAIGALGRNQLAQVVERPGALVGLSFAPGVVEAIVSDVGTDDALPLLAYLLQELYFASGSGETVSEELYHSLGGVAGALARQADDTVSELGCGDDGIDFVLKVLLRFVTVQRQEVARRRVPLAELTAQERRVVDAFVDARLLMSDVRAGQEPYVQVTHEALFRQWAPLRQEVDAHTEQLRQRAELERWAEDWERSGRSSDYLLTGERLTLARRWLHALQETGQASATAQSLVESSQRRDVAFLRRVSDSIGQYALGAAEQQPEHSLLLTLAALGECTPTPAARRGLMTALASSHLRTQLDGHTDVVRHIAWSPDGSLLATASRDGTARVYDARSGRSLHVLPSGGTMVEGVAWSSDSAQVATVGRDHVVRIWDAASGEPLRLLTGATDTGRQVAWSPDGRWIAATARDQTTRVWDAETGDLVHELRGHQDDVWGLAWVPDSTRLASASHDQTARVWDLATGTSVTTLSGHTDFVEGIAWSPDGRLIATGSGDHTVRISDAETGELRLLVRGHSDYVWNVAWSPDGRMLASASSDRTVRIVDAHDAKVIAVLRGHTDTVWGVAWSPSGDQIATSSTDGTGRVWDLRPRGAESLLLDGHRGPVNQAGWSHDDTQIATASDDGTVRVWDATTGAPSTQVIEQTGRVWSTAWSPIDDRLAISTNDGLFRIVRPGQESEFDHRGAVVECVSWSPDGNRVATGDHDGTVRVWAVQDHVELTCLTGHQDWISRIAWSSSGRFLASASDDRTCRLWDVAESRQLTVLRGHDNYVDDVAWSPDEQRVATSSGDWTAAVWDTTTGRRIEVLKGHEGRVRAVAWSPDGRTIATGSDDRTVRIWSSVTLDEIAIVGVHQDKVTSVAWSRDGTRLLTASSDGTARVWLAAPDFDRLEAEARGRVFRVLSSEERRHHMLPLDP, from the coding sequence ATGAGGAACCGCCTGCAGCTGTTGCTCCAGGCCATGTTGGTGCTCGTCGCAAGCCTGCTGGGGATCGTCACCAACTACGCCACCAGCGAGAACGAAGCCCCGTGGCTCCTGAACCTGCTCCAGCAGGTTGCCATACCGGCCATCGGCTTGCTGATCGTCACGATGGTGGTGATGCAGATCGTCGTCCTTCGGCTGGAGAATCCTGCTCCTCCACCGACGGACTGGCCCCACGACCGGGTCCCGTACCCCGGGTTGGACGCCTTCGTGGAGGACGAGGCCGCGGTCTTCTTCGGCAGGGAGAACCAGTCCGAGGATCTGACGCGGCGGCTGCACGCACCACAGAGCCGGCCAGCCGACAAGTTTCTCGTGCTCGTCGGGGCTTCGGGGAGCGGGAAATCGTCGCTCGTGAGAGCAGGGGTGCTGCCGCGTCTGCGTGTCCGGCGGTGGTCGATCCTGCCCGCCTTCCCACCAGGCCCCAATCCGCTTGCGGCGTTGGCCTCCGCCATCTCCACGGCGGGTGGGGAGCACGAATCAGCCGGTGCGGTGTTGCGACGCCTGCGGCAGGACCCTGCCTCCCTGCCCGCGGAGCTGTCGCGGCTGCGCGGAAGCAGGTTCCGCCACATGCTCGTCGTAGTCGATCAGTTCGAAGAGATCATTACTCTCGCCGGGGAGCGGGAGCGTGCCCAGTTCCTGGATGCGCTGCACGCCTGCGTGACCCAGGATGCGCGAATCCGGGTGCTCGCCACGCTGCGTGTGGAGTTCCTGGGACAGCTCCTCGGTACGCGTCACGCCGAGCTCTTCCAGCACCCGGTCGCCATCGGCGCGCTGGGCCGGAACCAACTCGCCCAGGTGGTGGAGCGGCCCGGCGCCCTCGTTGGTCTGTCCTTCGCGCCTGGCGTTGTGGAGGCCATCGTCAGCGACGTGGGCACAGACGACGCACTGCCGCTGCTCGCGTATCTGTTGCAGGAGCTGTACTTCGCCTCCGGTTCCGGCGAGACGGTGTCGGAGGAGCTATATCACAGCCTCGGCGGCGTCGCCGGCGCCCTCGCACGTCAGGCTGACGACACCGTGTCGGAGCTCGGCTGCGGAGACGACGGTATCGACTTCGTACTGAAGGTGCTGCTCAGATTCGTCACTGTGCAGAGACAGGAAGTGGCCCGGCGCCGCGTACCCCTCGCCGAGCTGACGGCGCAGGAGCGACGTGTCGTGGACGCCTTCGTCGACGCGCGCCTGCTGATGTCCGACGTACGCGCGGGTCAAGAGCCGTATGTGCAGGTGACGCACGAGGCTCTGTTCCGTCAATGGGCCCCTTTGCGGCAGGAGGTCGACGCACACACCGAGCAGCTGCGTCAGCGCGCGGAACTCGAACGATGGGCAGAGGACTGGGAGCGTTCCGGACGCAGCTCCGACTACCTGCTCACCGGCGAGCGGCTCACCCTGGCCCGGCGATGGCTGCACGCACTGCAAGAGACCGGGCAGGCCTCGGCGACCGCTCAGTCTCTCGTCGAGTCCTCACAGCGACGCGATGTCGCCTTTCTGCGCCGCGTCTCGGACAGCATCGGGCAGTACGCGCTCGGCGCCGCGGAACAGCAGCCGGAGCACTCCCTGTTGCTGACACTGGCAGCGCTGGGCGAATGCACCCCGACCCCGGCTGCCAGACGCGGACTGATGACGGCTCTGGCATCCAGTCACCTGCGCACCCAACTGGACGGGCACACCGACGTAGTCCGGCACATCGCATGGTCGCCGGACGGCAGCCTGCTGGCCACCGCGTCGAGAGACGGTACAGCCCGCGTATACGACGCGAGGTCGGGTCGCTCGCTGCACGTCCTCCCGTCCGGCGGCACGATGGTCGAGGGCGTGGCCTGGTCGTCGGACTCGGCCCAGGTCGCCACCGTGGGCCGTGATCATGTCGTACGAATCTGGGACGCCGCGTCGGGAGAACCGCTGCGGTTGCTCACCGGCGCCACCGACACCGGGCGACAAGTCGCCTGGTCACCCGACGGGCGCTGGATTGCCGCCACTGCACGCGATCAGACGACGCGCGTGTGGGACGCCGAAACCGGGGACCTCGTCCACGAGCTTCGTGGACACCAGGACGACGTGTGGGGCCTCGCATGGGTGCCGGACAGCACACGCCTGGCCTCCGCCTCGCACGACCAGACCGCCCGGGTCTGGGACCTGGCCACCGGCACCTCGGTGACAACCCTGAGCGGCCACACCGATTTCGTGGAGGGCATCGCTTGGTCTCCGGACGGACGCCTCATCGCCACCGGCTCCGGTGACCACACGGTACGGATCTCCGATGCCGAGACCGGTGAACTGCGGCTCCTGGTACGCGGCCACTCCGACTACGTCTGGAACGTCGCATGGTCACCCGACGGGCGGATGCTCGCCTCGGCCTCCTCCGACCGGACCGTACGCATCGTCGACGCACACGACGCGAAGGTGATCGCTGTCCTGCGAGGACACACCGACACTGTCTGGGGCGTGGCGTGGTCCCCGTCGGGCGACCAGATCGCCACCAGTTCCACTGACGGCACTGGACGCGTATGGGACCTGAGGCCGCGTGGTGCCGAGAGCCTGCTCCTTGATGGACACCGCGGGCCCGTGAACCAGGCAGGCTGGTCGCACGACGACACACAGATCGCCACCGCGTCGGACGACGGAACGGTCCGAGTCTGGGACGCCACCACGGGCGCCCCTTCCACGCAAGTGATCGAACAGACGGGCCGCGTATGGAGCACCGCGTGGTCACCGATCGACGACCGCTTGGCCATCAGCACCAACGACGGTCTCTTCCGCATCGTCCGCCCGGGCCAGGAGAGCGAGTTCGACCACCGGGGAGCTGTGGTCGAGTGTGTCAGCTGGTCTCCGGACGGCAACCGCGTCGCCACCGGAGACCACGACGGCACGGTGAGGGTATGGGCGGTCCAAGATCACGTAGAGCTCACTTGCCTGACGGGACATCAGGACTGGATCAGCCGAATTGCCTGGTCCTCCAGCGGGCGCTTCCTGGCCAGTGCCTCAGACGACCGCACATGCCGACTGTGGGACGTGGCCGAATCCCGGCAGCTCACAGTGTTGCGCGGCCACGACAACTACGTCGACGACGTCGCCTGGTCTCCGGACGAGCAGCGCGTCGCCACTTCCTCCGGTGACTGGACAGCGGCTGTCTGGGATACCACAACGGGCCGCCGCATCGAGGTCCTCAAGGGCCACGAGGGCCGTGTCCGCGCTGTCGCCTGGTCGCCGGACGGCCGGACCATCGCCACCGGGTCCGACGACCGCACCGTACGCATCTGGTCGTCAGTCACCCTGGACGAGATCGCCATCGTCGGCGTGCACCAGGACAAGGTGACCTCGGTCGCCTGGTCCCGGGATGGCACACGCCTGCTCACCGCTTCCTCCGACGGCACTGCCCGCGTGTGGCTCGCTGCCCCCGACTTCGACCGCCTGGAAGCCGAAGCGCGTGGCAGGGTCTTCCGCGTGCTCAGCAGCGAGGAGCGGCGACACCACATGCTGCCACTGGACCCGTGA
- a CDS encoding DUF397 domain-containing protein, protein MSVRPQPVFELVWFKSSYSGGNATECVEAAFIPGGVLLRDSKQPEAPHVRVSAGAWGKFLAASVK, encoded by the coding sequence ATGTCCGTTCGCCCTCAGCCCGTCTTCGAGCTCGTCTGGTTCAAGTCGTCGTACAGCGGTGGCAATGCCACCGAGTGCGTGGAGGCGGCCTTCATACCAGGCGGCGTGCTGCTACGGGACTCCAAGCAGCCTGAGGCACCTCATGTGCGGGTGTCAGCCGGGGCTTGGGGAAAGTTCTTGGCCGCTTCGGTGAAGTAG
- a CDS encoding helix-turn-helix domain-containing protein — translation MTNRATTRRRQLGAVMRKLRARKGLTLEEAGQLVGVSKATVSRYETQAGPVKWLVIDALCREYGATDEEREAVVALAKDAKQQGWWRSFADFIPESMNLLLTLEDEAVREDHFACVYVPGLLQTRAYSTALQRANEVPLAPTEIERLVDIRMKRQEILNRPKPPRLWAILDESVIHRIVGSPAVMSEQLGRLLEANESPNITLQILPFSKGAHAAALGSFVLIGGKQPTLDVAYVDFHTGSLFLEREEELERYRLAFEYLRAQALDMEASSAMIHQARKEL, via the coding sequence ATGACAAACCGGGCCACGACACGACGACGACAACTCGGCGCTGTCATGCGCAAACTGCGGGCCAGGAAGGGACTGACCCTTGAGGAAGCGGGTCAGCTCGTCGGCGTCTCAAAAGCCACCGTCAGCCGCTACGAGACACAGGCAGGGCCGGTCAAGTGGCTTGTGATCGACGCCCTATGTCGCGAGTACGGCGCAACTGACGAGGAACGCGAAGCGGTCGTCGCGCTGGCGAAGGACGCCAAGCAGCAAGGGTGGTGGCGCTCGTTCGCCGACTTCATCCCAGAGAGCATGAACTTGCTGCTCACGCTGGAGGACGAGGCTGTACGGGAGGACCACTTCGCGTGTGTCTACGTGCCGGGACTTCTCCAGACCAGGGCCTACAGCACGGCACTCCAGCGCGCAAACGAAGTCCCGCTGGCGCCCACCGAGATCGAGCGTCTGGTGGACATCCGCATGAAGCGACAGGAGATCCTCAACCGCCCCAAGCCGCCGAGGCTGTGGGCAATCCTGGACGAGTCAGTGATCCACCGCATCGTCGGGTCACCAGCTGTCATGAGCGAACAGCTGGGTCGACTGCTCGAAGCGAACGAGTCGCCCAACATCACCCTCCAAATTCTGCCCTTCTCCAAGGGAGCGCACGCGGCGGCACTCGGCAGCTTCGTCCTCATCGGCGGCAAACAGCCCACCCTCGATGTCGCCTACGTCGACTTCCACACCGGCTCCCTCTTCCTGGAGCGCGAAGAGGAGCTGGAGCGATACAGACTTGCGTTCGAGTACCTGCGCGCACAAGCGTTGGACATGGAGGCCTCCTCCGCCATGATCCATCAGGCCCGCAAGGAGCTGTGA
- a CDS encoding ATP-binding protein, with product MTGYDANEPRFRCVLPFEAEPAEVRLLRRATVAQLGQWGVSSAADEVELLVTELVTNVIKHVGAGAPATLILEWRYGRLRVEVHDKSRTLPTPVRAHCDEECGRGLHLLAALAMDWGTVLTTVGKSVWCEIAAQPTAVCRRAERARGALERYREDHPVMAVEGRSKAVLLEESAVELIADLLHWTAARGQDPDDVLDRAQTHYEAEAAVAA from the coding sequence GTGACTGGTTACGACGCGAACGAACCCCGGTTCCGCTGTGTCCTGCCGTTTGAGGCGGAGCCGGCGGAAGTCCGCCTGCTGCGCAGAGCCACCGTCGCGCAGCTTGGCCAGTGGGGCGTGTCTTCTGCGGCCGACGAGGTGGAGCTGCTGGTGACGGAACTCGTCACGAACGTCATCAAGCATGTGGGAGCGGGCGCCCCGGCGACGCTGATCCTGGAGTGGCGCTATGGACGGCTGCGCGTCGAGGTCCACGACAAGAGCCGGACCCTGCCGACTCCCGTGAGGGCTCACTGTGACGAGGAGTGCGGGCGTGGCCTCCATTTGCTCGCGGCTCTGGCGATGGACTGGGGAACGGTCCTGACGACTGTCGGTAAGTCCGTGTGGTGTGAGATCGCGGCACAGCCGACGGCTGTGTGCCGACGTGCGGAGCGGGCTCGCGGCGCGCTGGAGAGGTACCGTGAGGATCACCCCGTCATGGCTGTTGAAGGACGCAGTAAGGCGGTTCTCCTTGAGGAATCCGCGGTCGAGCTCATCGCGGACTTGCTGCACTGGACCGCTGCGCGGGGCCAAGACCCGGATGACGTACTGGACCGGGCCCAGACGCACTACGAGGCCGAGGCGGCTGTCGCCGCCTGA
- a CDS encoding DEAD/DEAH box helicase: MTNAPSETSLHLGFDETHTRVVLRTTERHQPDLVQLAARFRTGGQLGLLSASVALDDFLANLQVLGDWPDPNGVEWSSALRKLATGVLQDARTVETRLAGTGTVGEVGPDDVLSLLGDNWKGELSAFQRRDIAKLLSLQHGANFSVPGAGKTRVALAVYAAQKVAGHARRLLVVCPKSAYDSWRFETSECLTHALRVNVLDGSLDQWAEVLVVNYERLDRSLSMLTAWLAAQPSMIILDEAHRMKLGSRGTYGAACMALGPHADRRLILTGTPAPNGAKDLENLLGFVWPGHGQRTVVRAVAGGDLRQASTVLRPLFTRTTKQELGLPPVDLGIRYVDMPPLHDEIYSSLVSGMSNGAAREDLSALGKTALRLLMAATSPALLLEGATKYEPLAYQLPPLEIPRGGSLYSMMQNLPDYELSPKYKEAVTIIAENAAAGRKTLVWTTFVRSLTTLERMLEKFSPAVVYGGTPDREEQIRRFRDDPACMVLISNPATLGEGISLHHHCHDAVYVDRDFMAGRFLQSLDRIHRLGLAPDTETRVTVLAVRNSIDEVVAARLEQKLAFMGQILDDPTVQQLADLEEEPSVAAGLAPSDIEALLSHLGGNR; encoded by the coding sequence GTGACGAACGCACCGAGCGAAACGTCCCTGCACCTGGGGTTCGACGAGACGCACACGCGCGTCGTGCTCCGGACCACTGAGCGCCACCAGCCGGACCTGGTCCAGTTGGCTGCCCGTTTCCGGACGGGCGGCCAGCTTGGCCTGCTCAGCGCATCAGTTGCTCTTGATGACTTTCTGGCCAACCTGCAAGTCCTTGGAGACTGGCCTGATCCAAACGGCGTGGAGTGGTCTTCTGCCCTCAGGAAGCTGGCGACCGGCGTCCTCCAGGACGCGCGGACCGTAGAAACCAGGCTGGCGGGCACGGGTACCGTCGGCGAGGTCGGCCCCGACGATGTCCTGAGTCTGCTCGGTGACAACTGGAAAGGTGAGCTGAGTGCCTTCCAGCGCAGGGACATCGCGAAGCTGTTGTCCCTCCAGCACGGCGCCAACTTCAGCGTGCCCGGGGCCGGCAAGACGCGCGTCGCGCTCGCTGTGTACGCGGCCCAGAAGGTCGCCGGGCACGCGCGTCGCCTCCTGGTCGTCTGCCCGAAGTCGGCTTACGACTCATGGCGTTTCGAGACGTCGGAATGCCTGACGCACGCGCTGCGCGTCAACGTCCTGGACGGGTCGCTGGACCAATGGGCGGAGGTGCTCGTCGTCAACTACGAACGGCTGGACCGCTCACTGTCGATGCTGACCGCCTGGCTGGCAGCTCAGCCGTCCATGATCATTCTTGACGAGGCGCACCGGATGAAGCTTGGATCCCGGGGCACTTACGGTGCCGCGTGCATGGCCCTCGGGCCCCATGCAGACCGGCGCCTGATCCTCACGGGTACGCCGGCTCCAAACGGTGCCAAGGACCTTGAAAACCTTCTGGGTTTCGTGTGGCCGGGGCACGGACAGCGGACCGTCGTGCGCGCTGTGGCCGGGGGAGACCTTCGGCAAGCAAGTACGGTTCTGCGGCCGTTGTTCACACGGACCACTAAGCAGGAACTCGGTCTGCCTCCTGTTGATCTGGGCATCCGTTACGTCGACATGCCGCCTCTGCACGATGAGATCTACAGTTCCCTGGTCAGCGGTATGAGCAACGGGGCGGCCAGGGAAGATCTCAGCGCGCTCGGCAAGACGGCTCTGCGGCTTCTCATGGCCGCGACGAGTCCGGCTCTGCTTCTGGAAGGAGCCACCAAATACGAGCCGCTGGCTTACCAGTTGCCTCCGTTGGAGATCCCCCGGGGTGGTTCGCTGTACTCAATGATGCAGAACCTTCCTGACTACGAGCTGTCACCGAAGTACAAGGAAGCCGTGACGATCATCGCCGAGAATGCGGCGGCAGGACGTAAGACGCTGGTCTGGACGACTTTCGTCCGGAGCCTTACGACGTTGGAGCGCATGCTGGAGAAGTTCAGTCCTGCCGTGGTCTACGGAGGGACCCCGGACAGGGAGGAACAGATCCGGCGCTTCCGCGACGATCCGGCCTGCATGGTGCTTATCTCCAACCCGGCGACCCTTGGCGAGGGGATCAGCCTGCACCACCACTGCCATGACGCTGTCTACGTGGACCGTGACTTCATGGCCGGCCGCTTTCTGCAGAGCCTGGACCGTATCCATCGCCTCGGGCTCGCGCCGGACACCGAGACGCGGGTTACGGTTCTCGCCGTACGCAATTCCATCGACGAGGTCGTGGCCGCGCGGCTGGAACAGAAGCTGGCGTTCATGGGCCAGATCCTGGATGACCCGACAGTCCAGCAGCTTGCCGACTTGGAGGAGGAGCCGTCGGTGGCGGCTGGTCTTGCGCCGAGTGACATCGAAGCGCTGCTGAGCCACCTGGGGGGCAACCGGTAG
- a CDS encoding very short patch repair endonuclease, translating into MDGVSSEADWAAPEGSWASSAARRRNMQAIRSRDTKPEWLIRRLVHAQGLRYRVSARPIPDLRRTADLVFRPAKVAVFIDGCYWHGCPEHYVPPRTNSGYWSEKVLRNVKRDRDTDQRLSDAGWLVLRFWEHEQSEACADKIAATVLARRSGSSFR; encoded by the coding sequence ATTGATGGTGTGTCTTCTGAAGCCGACTGGGCAGCCCCGGAGGGTTCCTGGGCTTCGTCCGCCGCACGCCGCCGCAACATGCAGGCTATCCGCAGTCGCGATACAAAACCGGAATGGCTGATCCGGCGTCTAGTGCACGCCCAAGGGCTCCGCTACCGGGTGTCCGCGCGCCCCATACCCGACCTTCGCCGGACGGCAGACTTGGTATTCCGTCCGGCGAAGGTGGCCGTATTTATTGACGGCTGCTATTGGCATGGGTGCCCTGAACACTATGTGCCGCCTAGAACAAACTCCGGCTACTGGTCCGAGAAGGTGCTGCGTAATGTGAAGCGGGACCGGGACACGGATCAGAGGCTCAGCGATGCGGGATGGCTCGTGCTCCGCTTCTGGGAGCACGAGCAGTCAGAGGCTTGTGCCGACAAGATTGCCGCGACGGTCCTCGCACGCAGGAGCGGGAGTAGTTTCCGCTGA
- a CDS encoding DNA cytosine methyltransferase — protein sequence MPPSGQKRPQFTTPLTSIEICAGAGGQAVGLHNAGFDHLALVEWDQHAVSTLRANVGRWPGWTPQKAQALTPMDVKEFLTSDTCKALKSQGDTIDLLAGGVPCPPFSLAGKRLGEDDERDLFPAALAIIEELSPKAVMIENVRGMLEPPEVFLEYRAKILDRLRRAGYTVPNVDTSLSPSAQDLEMRRVWRRLDAKDFGVPQLRPRAILVAIREDLSKPGVNEFCWPLGLKGDEANVAESLRRTMRERCLPYWDKNESGKPAKPGERTGEDVYNDWLDAARKSAAAGRGVAPTLVGGSRKHGGADLGPTRAKRAWAAMGVDAMGVANDPKECDPARDLFRENGPMLTVEQAAIIQGFPRNWRFKGKKTAQYRQVGNAFPPPVAEAVGRAIAAVLRPEHREELLGNYDVDSSGTAALDEIPHQMEFSISAETTPAPACEDRRGNLVGTSL from the coding sequence ATGCCCCCCAGCGGCCAGAAGCGACCGCAGTTCACGACGCCACTGACCTCGATCGAGATCTGTGCAGGGGCCGGCGGACAGGCTGTGGGGCTGCACAATGCCGGATTTGACCACTTGGCACTTGTCGAGTGGGACCAGCATGCGGTCAGTACTCTGCGTGCAAACGTCGGGCGCTGGCCCGGGTGGACACCGCAAAAAGCCCAGGCCCTCACCCCCATGGATGTCAAGGAATTTCTCACATCAGACACATGCAAGGCTCTTAAATCCCAAGGCGACACCATCGACCTCCTCGCAGGCGGCGTCCCTTGCCCTCCTTTCTCTTTGGCCGGAAAAAGACTGGGCGAAGATGACGAGCGCGACCTATTTCCAGCAGCTCTGGCCATCATTGAAGAACTTAGCCCTAAAGCGGTCATGATTGAAAATGTCCGGGGAATGCTTGAGCCGCCGGAAGTCTTCCTCGAATATCGAGCCAAGATCCTCGATCGATTGCGCCGCGCTGGCTACACAGTTCCTAACGTTGACACTTCACTTTCTCCATCAGCTCAGGATCTTGAGATGCGAAGAGTGTGGCGTCGACTCGACGCGAAAGATTTCGGCGTCCCCCAGCTGCGCCCCAGAGCTATCCTGGTCGCGATCCGTGAAGACCTCTCAAAGCCGGGCGTCAATGAATTCTGCTGGCCGCTGGGCCTCAAGGGCGACGAAGCTAATGTCGCCGAAAGCCTCAGAAGGACCATGCGGGAACGGTGCCTTCCGTACTGGGACAAGAACGAGTCGGGTAAGCCAGCCAAGCCCGGGGAGCGGACCGGAGAGGACGTCTACAACGACTGGCTCGACGCCGCTCGGAAGTCCGCGGCCGCCGGCCGTGGTGTAGCCCCCACACTGGTGGGCGGGTCCAGGAAGCACGGCGGCGCCGATCTTGGACCCACGCGAGCGAAGAGAGCCTGGGCGGCCATGGGCGTTGATGCCATGGGGGTGGCCAACGACCCGAAGGAATGCGACCCGGCACGAGACTTGTTCAGGGAGAACGGCCCTATGCTCACCGTCGAGCAAGCCGCCATAATCCAGGGCTTTCCGCGAAATTGGCGGTTCAAGGGAAAAAAGACAGCACAGTACCGGCAGGTGGGAAATGCGTTCCCTCCACCGGTCGCTGAAGCCGTCGGCCGGGCAATCGCGGCAGTTCTGCGACCGGAGCACCGGGAAGAGCTTCTCGGCAACTACGACGTCGACTCCTCGGGCACAGCTGCCCTGGATGAAATTCCACACCAAATGGAATTCTCGATTTCAGCGGAAACTACTCCCGCTCCTGCGTGCGAGGACCGTCGCGGCAATCTTGTCGGCACAAGCCTCTGA
- a CDS encoding IS5 family transposase — translation MPPHRPYPSDLSDARWELIGPALTAWRAERRGKGLDIGRPPEHDLRRIMDAILYVDRTGIPWRYLPHDFAPWETVYGYFAAWQKEGIFDQLNGLLRRLVREAENRDAEPSACVLDAQSIKTSANVPAAGQGIDAGKKIAGRKRHLGVDTLGLLLAVWVTAASVSDNTGGIHLLSQIATTSPRVTKAWADTGYRTKAIDHGARLGIDVQVVQRDPGTKGFKVIPRRWVVERTLGWLMHHRRLARDYERHPHRSEAIIHIAMIDLISRRLTRESTPNWRHT, via the coding sequence ATGCCGCCACACCGCCCCTATCCCAGCGATCTCTCCGATGCCCGCTGGGAGTTGATCGGTCCCGCACTCACCGCCTGGCGGGCCGAGCGCAGAGGCAAGGGCCTGGACATCGGCCGCCCGCCCGAGCACGATCTGCGCCGCATCATGGACGCCATCCTCTACGTCGACCGCACCGGGATTCCCTGGCGGTACCTGCCGCACGACTTCGCACCGTGGGAGACGGTCTACGGCTACTTCGCCGCCTGGCAGAAGGAGGGCATCTTCGACCAACTCAACGGCCTCCTGCGGCGCCTGGTGCGCGAGGCCGAAAACCGGGATGCCGAGCCAAGCGCCTGCGTGCTGGACGCGCAGAGCATCAAGACCTCCGCCAACGTCCCCGCGGCCGGCCAAGGCATCGATGCGGGCAAGAAAATCGCAGGCCGCAAGCGCCACCTCGGTGTCGACACCCTCGGCCTGCTGCTGGCCGTCTGGGTGACCGCCGCCAGCGTCTCCGACAACACCGGCGGCATCCACCTGCTCTCGCAGATCGCCACCACAAGCCCCCGCGTGACCAAGGCGTGGGCCGACACCGGCTATCGCACCAAAGCCATCGACCACGGCGCCCGTCTCGGCATCGATGTCCAGGTCGTCCAACGCGATCCCGGCACCAAAGGGTTCAAAGTGATCCCCCGGCGTTGGGTGGTCGAGCGCACCCTCGGCTGGCTCATGCACCACCGCCGCCTCGCCCGCGACTACGAGAGGCACCCGCACCGCTCCGAAGCCATAATCCACATCGCAATGATCGACCTCATAAGCCGTCGGCTCACCCGCGAATCCACCCCGAACTGGCGCCACACCTGA